The genomic DNA CCCTGCGGCAGCCGCGCAACGTCATCGCCGTCGCCCTGGTGCGCATCGGGCAGAACGCGAGCTTCTACGTGATCTCGGTGTTCTGCCTCGGCTACGCGGCGACCGTGCTCGGGATGCCGAAGTGGGTGACGCTCACCGCGCTGCTCACCGGGGCCTCGGTCGCGGCGCTGCTGTGCCCGCTGTGGGGCGCGATCGGCGAGCGGATCGGCGCCGCCCGGCTGACGGCTGCGAGCCTCGCCGGTCTCGGGGTGCTCGCGGTCCCGCTGTTCCTGCTGCTCGACACCGGCGTGGCCGCGCTCGTGATCGCCGTCGTCGGACTCAGCATCGGCATCGTCAACGCCGCAGCCGATGGCGTGCAACCGGTGTGGTTCGCGAGCCTGTTCCGCACTCGCACGCGCTACTCGGGGATCTCGATCGGGCGCGAGGCCGGTGCGATCATCGGCGGCGGGCTCACGCCGCTCGCCGCCACGGCGCTCGTGGCGTGGACCGGTCACTGGTGGCCGGTCGCGGCGATGATGATCGTCGCGGCGGCTCTCGGCGTGGTCGGCGCGATCATCGCCCGACCGGTCGGGTCGGCACCGGAGGTCGCGGACGCGCGGTCGGGCACGGGCGCGGGCACGGGCACGGGGCGCACAGCGGGGGACCTCGCAGGGTCCCGGGTTCAGGCGGGGCTCGGCACGACCGTGTCGCCGACGGCGATCTCGCCCGTCGTCTCGGGGGCGAGCCAGACGCCGAAGTAGGTCTTGCCGTTGCGGCGCCGGTGCTTCGCGAGCGTGCGGATCGGCTCCTTGCCGCGGACGAGGGTGACCGGGTCGATCGTCGTCATCACGCAGCGGTCGCACACGCCGACGACGCGGAAGCGCACCGGCCCGAGCTCGACGTGCGACCACGTCTCCTCGGCGAACGGCTCGTGGCCGTCGATCACGACGTTCGGGCGGAACCGCAGCATGTCGAGCGGCGGCGTGCCGTCGTCGGTCCAGCGGTCGAGCTGCGCGAGCGATGCCTCGCTCGTGAGCAGCAGCGGCCCGACGTCGGCGAGGCTCACGTGCTCGCCGGGCAGCCCGCCGTGCGCAGGATTCACGGGCCGCCTACGCGGGTCGGGCTGCCATACCAGCCGCACCGGCTGCCCGATCCGGGCGCTCAGCCAGGCGTCGGCCTCGTCGCCGGCCGGCAGCGCCTGGCCCTGCCGTGAGATGCCCACCGGGATGGGTGCGGCATCGACGGGCGGGTCGACGCGCAGCGGGGCATCCGGCAGGAGGGCATGATCGGATGCTCCGCCGCCCCCGAGCAGGACGCCGCCGTCGGCGAGCGTCTCGGCGGTGAGTCCGAGCATCCCGTTGCGCTCGCGAGCCGTGACCGTCGCGCCGTCGTGGTCGACGACGGCCCAGCGGCGGTCGCCGGCGAGCCCCCAGGGCTCGACGCGCGCCGAGCGCACGTCGGAGCCGGCGAACGACTTCACCGGGTGCACCCGCAACCTCGTGACCTGCATCCGTCCACGCTAACGCGGCGCGCCCCCGCCGACGCCCGCACCGCGGGTCGCGCGGCGGGGGCGCGGACCGGGCCTCAGGCTGCGAGCAGCAGCAGCGTGTCGATGACGCGGTTCGAGAAGCCCCACTCGTTGTCGTACCAGGCGACGACCTTCACGTGGCGGCCGTCGACGCGGGTGAGCGCGGCGTCGAAGATCGACGAGTGCGGGTTGCCGGTGATGTCGCTCGACACCAGCGGGTCGTCGGAGTACTCGAGCACCCCGGCGAGCTTGCCCTCGGCGGCCGCGCGGTAGGCCGCGAGCACCTCGTCCTTGGTGACGTCCTTGGACACCACGGTGTTCAGCTCCACGATCGAGCCGACCGGAACGGGCACGCGGATCGAGTCGCCCGACAGCTTGCCGTCGAGGTTCGGCAGCACGAGGCCGATGGCCTTCGCCGCACCGGTCGTGGTCGGCACGATGTTGACGCCGGCGGCGCGAGCGCGACGCGGGTCGCGGTGGGGGCCGTCCTGCAGGTTCTGCTCCTGCGTGTAGGCGTGCACGGTCGTCATGAAGCCGTGCTCGATGCCGGCGAGGTCGTCGAGCACCGCCGCGAGGGGGGCGAGCGCGTTGGTGGTGCACGACGCGTTCGACACGATGGTGTGCACCGCGGGGTCGTAGGCGTCGGTGTTCACGCCGTAGGCGAGGGTGACGTCGGCGCCGTCCGCGGGTGCGCTGACGAGCACCTTCTTCGCGCCGGCGGCGAGGTGCGCCGAGGCGGCCTCCTTCGAGGTGAAGCGGCCGGTGGACTCGAGCACGATGTCGACGCCGAGCTCGGCCCACGGCAGGTTCGCGGGCTCGCGCTCGGCGAGCACCTTGATGCGCCGGCCGTCGACGACGATCTCGTCGCCCTCGACGGTCACGGTGCGGCCGAGCCGGCCGAGGGTGCTGTCGAACTTCAGCAGCTGGGCGAGCGCCTTGGGTTCGGTGAGGTCGTTGACGGCGACGACTTCGAGGTCGACGTCGCGCTCGAGCAGGGCACGGAGCGTGTTGCGTCCGATGCGGCCGAATCCGTTGATGGCGATGCGGGTCATGTCGGGAGGTTCCTTTCGAATCGACCTGACGATGTTCGCCCGCCTCCGCTCTCGGCGGAAGTGGCGCGAGCGTCAGCATCCGAAAGGATCACGCCACGGCGCTGCAGCGAGGCATCCGCCCGTTCAGCGGTAGGAGTAGAACCCCTCGCCGGTCGCGACGCCGAGCTTGCCCTGGTCGAGGTAGCGCTCCTTGAGCAGCTTCGCGAACGCCTGCTGCTGCGGCCCGCCGGCCGCCGAGATGTGGTACGCGGTCGTGAGGCCCACCACGTCGAAGATCTGGAACGGCCCCATCGGCGCGCCGGTGCCGATGCGCCAGACGGCGTCGACCGCCTCGGGCTCGGCGATGCCCTCGACGAGCAGGTCGCCGGCGGCGTTCAGCAGCGGCACCAGCAGCGAGTTGAGCACATAGCCCGACTTCTCCTTCTTGAGCTCGATCGGCACCATGCCGATCGACTCGGCGAATTCGACGACGGCGCGGGTGACGGCCGGGTCGGTGGCGGGCGTGCCCATGATCTCGGCGGTGTTGTGCACCCAGATCTGGTTCGCGAAGTGCAGGGCGAGGAAGTTCGCGGGGCGACCGGTGAACTCGACGAGGTCGCTCGGCAGCAGCGTCGACGAGTTGGTCGCGAAGATGGTGCGCGACGGTGCGAGCGCCCCGAGCTTGGTGTACACCTCGCGCTTGAGCTCGAGCTGCTCGGGCACGGCCTCGATCACGAGGTCGGCGTCGGCGACGGCGTCGGCCAGGTCGGCGGTCAGGGCGAGCCGCCCGATCGCGGCGTCGGCCGCACCGTCGGCGGCGCCGTCGACCTCGGCGCGGTAGGTCGCGGCGAGCTTGGCGAACCGCTCGCGGGCGGCCTCGAGCGCCTGGTCGCTGACGTCGTACGCGGTCACGTCGTAGCCGCGGTAGGCGGTCTGGTACGCGATCTGCGAGCCCAGCACGCCGGTGCCGAGCACGGTGATGTGCTTCATCAGGGGGTCCCTGTCCTCTCGTGGAGTGTTTCTATCGGGCGGATGCCTCGTGGCGGGTCTCACCCGAGGCATCCGGGTCTGCGGGGGCGGCGTTGAACCGCGCGAGGTCGCGGGCGAACCGGGCGACGTCGGCGTCGCTCCAGTCGGCGAGGGCGGCGTCGACGACGCGCTGCAGGATCGCGACGGTCTCGTCGTAGGCCCGGCGCCCGGCGTCGGTGAGCTCGAGGGGCTGCCCGCGGCCCGGGCCGGGCGCCTCGCGCACGAGGCCCAGGTCGATGAGCGCGCCGAGCTGGCGCGAGACGGTCGAACGGTTGAGCCGGAACTCGCGCGCGAGGTCGACCGACCGGCTGCCCGGGTTGTCGACGAGGTAGGCGACGATCGACTGCTCGGTCATCGAGAGCACGGTCGGTGCGGTT from Agromyces larvae includes the following:
- a CDS encoding MFS transporter — translated: MTRRGGGLALAAAVSGTAFEWYDFFLYGTAAALVFPTLFFPGEDPLTGILLSFAVYATGFIARPLGGLAAGAFGDRYGRRRALSATLWVMGLATAAIGLLPGYAQIGIVAPLLLVALRFVQGIATGGEWGGAVLMALEHAPDRRGLRGGVVASSVYLGLILGNLAFVIAVAVLDEQALFAWGWRVPFLASLVLVAIGLVLRHRVAESPEFLAAVAADTGRDGGRVGAHPIADALRQPRNVIAVALVRIGQNASFYVISVFCLGYAATVLGMPKWVTLTALLTGASVAALLCPLWGAIGERIGAARLTAASLAGLGVLAVPLFLLLDTGVAALVIAVVGLSIGIVNAAADGVQPVWFASLFRTRTRYSGISIGREAGAIIGGGLTPLAATALVAWTGHWWPVAAMMIVAAALGVVGAIIARPVGSAPEVADARSGTGAGTGTGRTAGDLAGSRVQAGLGTTVSPTAISPVVSGASQTPK
- a CDS encoding MOSC domain-containing protein, with product MQVTRLRVHPVKSFAGSDVRSARVEPWGLAGDRRWAVVDHDGATVTARERNGMLGLTAETLADGGVLLGGGGASDHALLPDAPLRVDPPVDAAPIPVGISRQGQALPAGDEADAWLSARIGQPVRLVWQPDPRRRPVNPAHGGLPGEHVSLADVGPLLLTSEASLAQLDRWTDDGTPPLDMLRFRPNVVIDGHEPFAEETWSHVELGPVRFRVVGVCDRCVMTTIDPVTLVRGKEPIRTLAKHRRRNGKTYFGVWLAPETTGEIAVGDTVVPSPA
- the gap gene encoding type I glyceraldehyde-3-phosphate dehydrogenase, coding for MTRIAINGFGRIGRNTLRALLERDVDLEVVAVNDLTEPKALAQLLKFDSTLGRLGRTVTVEGDEIVVDGRRIKVLAEREPANLPWAELGVDIVLESTGRFTSKEAASAHLAAGAKKVLVSAPADGADVTLAYGVNTDAYDPAVHTIVSNASCTTNALAPLAAVLDDLAGIEHGFMTTVHAYTQEQNLQDGPHRDPRRARAAGVNIVPTTTGAAKAIGLVLPNLDGKLSGDSIRVPVPVGSIVELNTVVSKDVTKDEVLAAYRAAAEGKLAGVLEYSDDPLVSSDITGNPHSSIFDAALTRVDGRHVKVVAWYDNEWGFSNRVIDTLLLLAA
- a CDS encoding 3-hydroxyacyl-CoA dehydrogenase, with the protein product MKHITVLGTGVLGSQIAYQTAYRGYDVTAYDVSDQALEAARERFAKLAATYRAEVDGAADGAADAAIGRLALTADLADAVADADLVIEAVPEQLELKREVYTKLGALAPSRTIFATNSSTLLPSDLVEFTGRPANFLALHFANQIWVHNTAEIMGTPATDPAVTRAVVEFAESIGMVPIELKKEKSGYVLNSLLVPLLNAAGDLLVEGIAEPEAVDAVWRIGTGAPMGPFQIFDVVGLTTAYHISAAGGPQQQAFAKLLKERYLDQGKLGVATGEGFYSYR
- a CDS encoding MarR family winged helix-turn-helix transcriptional regulator, with translation MPTRSTDASGILHALMLISRRGVADARTAPTVLSMTEQSIVAYLVDNPGSRSVDLAREFRLNRSTVSRQLGALIDLGLVREAPGPGRGQPLELTDAGRRAYDETVAILQRVVDAALADWSDADVARFARDLARFNAAPADPDASGETRHEASAR